One window of the Synechococcus sp. CC9311 genome contains the following:
- the rodA gene encoding rod shape-determining protein RodA has translation MKIGPMSREHSPFTLNRRRKGWRLKEPVLWGIPLAMVMVAGLLIASTQRQADYADWYHHWITAAVGVVIALVTARLPLLRLKPLLIPIYAITVISLVAVRLIGTTALGAQRWISIGGVHVQPSEFAKLSAILLLAAVLDRHPVERPVDLLRPLGIISIPWLLVFIQPDLGTSLVFGALLLTMLYWSGMPIEWLVLLLSPLATALLAGLFPWGLAAWIPLTMIISYSSLPWKRVALALVLIVQSAAALVTPWMWMHGLQDYQRDRLVLFLDPAKDPLGGGYHLLQSTVGIGSGGLFGMGLLQGQLTKLRFIPEQHTDFIFSALGEETGFLGTILVVVGFALLMGRLLQLAGQSRSDFESLVVIGVATMLMFQVVVNIFMTIGLGPVTGIPLPFMSYGRSAMVVNFLALGLCLSVSRRSQRALNR, from the coding sequence ATGAAAATTGGCCCGATGAGTCGTGAACACAGCCCGTTCACCCTCAACCGGCGACGCAAAGGCTGGCGGCTCAAGGAACCGGTGTTGTGGGGGATCCCCCTCGCCATGGTCATGGTGGCGGGCCTCTTAATCGCAAGCACCCAGCGCCAAGCTGATTACGCCGACTGGTATCACCACTGGATCACGGCCGCTGTCGGAGTTGTGATCGCTCTTGTGACAGCCAGGCTGCCATTGCTGCGGCTGAAACCACTGCTGATTCCGATCTACGCCATCACTGTGATCAGCCTGGTCGCCGTTCGCCTGATCGGCACCACTGCGCTGGGCGCTCAACGCTGGATCAGCATCGGCGGGGTGCACGTTCAACCGTCGGAGTTCGCAAAATTGTCAGCCATTCTGTTGCTGGCTGCGGTGCTCGATCGGCACCCTGTCGAAAGACCCGTCGATCTGCTGCGTCCACTGGGGATTATCTCGATCCCTTGGTTGCTGGTGTTTATCCAGCCCGACCTCGGCACATCGCTCGTCTTTGGAGCGCTGCTTCTCACGATGCTCTATTGGTCTGGCATGCCGATTGAGTGGCTCGTGCTGCTGCTCTCACCTTTGGCTACGGCCTTGCTCGCTGGATTGTTCCCCTGGGGACTCGCTGCTTGGATCCCGTTAACAATGATCATTTCCTACTCATCGTTGCCATGGAAACGGGTTGCGCTTGCACTCGTGCTGATCGTGCAATCTGCTGCGGCCCTCGTCACCCCATGGATGTGGATGCACGGATTGCAGGACTATCAACGTGATCGCCTGGTGCTGTTTCTCGACCCAGCGAAAGATCCCCTCGGAGGCGGCTACCACCTGCTGCAAAGCACAGTTGGAATTGGCTCTGGAGGATTGTTCGGGATGGGGCTCCTACAAGGGCAACTTACGAAATTGCGTTTTATTCCTGAGCAGCACACCGACTTCATCTTCAGTGCTCTTGGAGAAGAGACTGGATTCTTAGGAACGATTTTGGTTGTTGTCGGATTTGCTCTCTTGATGGGTCGCCTGCTTCAGCTGGCTGGGCAAAGCCGTTCTGATTTCGAATCGCTGGTGGTGATTGGCGTCGCAACCATGCTGATGTTTCAAGTTGTCGTGAACATCTTCATGACCATTGGCCTTGGTCCTGTAACGGGTATCCCCCTTCCGTTTATGAGTTACGGCCGAAGCGCAATGGTCGTGAATTTCTTAGCCCTAGGGCTATGTCTTTCGGTATCGAGGCGCTCCCAACGGGCCCTGAACCGATGA
- a CDS encoding 2-hydroxyacyl-CoA dehydratase, protein MAFDRIQRTTRRRSSAGPTPPRRPLGGSYDRASGHRQGPRPTFLALKDHGKVFVADMPFLSDGQLANITKEASEVLESLERRIVELEEIADQPIADRDTLIKACTKRDVTHRFLRAIEDEQQQRRENPAVLSAAGESLPRTFLEIARHRLPGATFDSLLQEALNACEQSKAQEESSNPSPVKVIPFQGKPSSLPVVVSPDPDPADQAL, encoded by the coding sequence ATGGCTTTCGATAGAATTCAAAGAACGACTCGTAGACGATCTTCTGCTGGTCCTACGCCTCCGCGCAGACCTCTTGGTGGAAGTTATGACCGCGCTTCAGGCCATCGGCAAGGACCCAGGCCTACGTTTTTAGCCCTCAAAGATCACGGGAAAGTTTTTGTTGCAGACATGCCGTTCCTCTCGGACGGTCAGCTCGCAAACATTACAAAAGAAGCTTCCGAAGTTCTTGAAAGCCTCGAGCGCAGGATTGTCGAACTTGAAGAGATTGCTGATCAGCCGATTGCCGACCGCGACACCCTGATCAAAGCTTGTACCAAGCGGGATGTGACCCATCGCTTTCTTCGTGCGATTGAAGACGAGCAACAACAGCGCCGTGAAAACCCAGCAGTCCTAAGTGCAGCGGGAGAGTCGCTACCGAGAACATTTCTCGAGATCGCCAGGCATCGTTTACCAGGGGCCACATTCGATTCCCTGCTTCAAGAAGCTTTGAATGCCTGCGAACAATCCAAAGCCCAAGAAGAAAGTTCCAATCCATCCCCGGTAAAGGTCATTCCATTTCAAGGCAAACCATCATCCTTGCCTGTGGTAGTGAGTCCAGATCCAGATCCTGCTGATCAAGCACTCTGA
- a CDS encoding ribonuclease D produces MTDISAQPRAFAVFDGDLDADWAERYSHATALAVDTEAMGLIHGRDRLCLVQICDAEDQVSCVRIALGQTEAPRLKELMERASIEKVFHFARFDVAALATGLGIRVNPIFCTKVGSRLARTYSPRHGLKEVVMELVGVELDKQAQSSDWGRVDELSETQLAYAANDARYLLPARDRLKEMLQREGRWELAERCFECIPVMSDLDRFRFNQTFEH; encoded by the coding sequence ATGACTGACATCTCCGCACAGCCTCGAGCGTTTGCTGTTTTTGATGGCGATCTTGATGCGGACTGGGCGGAGCGCTACAGCCATGCCACCGCTCTCGCTGTGGATACGGAAGCCATGGGCTTGATTCATGGAAGGGATCGTCTCTGCCTGGTTCAAATCTGTGATGCTGAAGATCAGGTGTCCTGCGTTCGCATCGCTCTGGGGCAAACCGAGGCTCCACGTCTTAAAGAATTGATGGAGCGGGCCTCTATTGAGAAGGTGTTCCATTTCGCCCGCTTTGATGTTGCGGCACTTGCCACCGGGCTGGGGATCAGGGTGAACCCCATTTTCTGCACGAAGGTGGGGAGCCGATTAGCCCGCACCTACAGCCCTCGGCATGGACTCAAAGAGGTGGTGATGGAGTTGGTGGGTGTGGAGCTGGATAAGCAGGCTCAAAGCAGTGATTGGGGGCGTGTGGATGAACTCAGCGAGACACAACTCGCCTATGCGGCTAACGATGCGCGCTACCTACTGCCCGCCAGAGACCGCCTGAAGGAGATGTTGCAGCGTGAGGGGCGTTGGGAGCTTGCCGAGCGTTGCTTTGAGTGCATTCCGGTGATGTCCGATCTCGATCGCTTCCGCTTTAACCAGACGTTTGAACATTGA
- a CDS encoding septal ring lytic transglycosylase RlpA family protein — translation MHRSFPFASLATGLFATGCALFPVLARDVATTEFYDPFEPLVPESVQASTPTAPAVAPPPIEVPPNPPKTMVVSTSTGEASWYGPGFFGNRTANGEVFRPGTMTAAHRTLPFGTKVKVTNLRNGKETIVRINDRGPFSGHRVIDIAHGAAHHLGLVSSGIAQVRLEVLR, via the coding sequence ATGCACCGATCTTTCCCTTTCGCGAGTCTCGCCACCGGGCTTTTTGCTACGGGTTGTGCATTATTTCCGGTTTTGGCACGTGATGTTGCCACCACTGAGTTTTATGACCCTTTCGAGCCCCTAGTTCCAGAGTCCGTTCAGGCCTCCACACCGACTGCTCCGGCGGTTGCTCCCCCCCCTATTGAGGTTCCACCAAATCCTCCCAAAACGATGGTGGTCTCAACCTCAACGGGCGAAGCCAGCTGGTATGGGCCTGGCTTTTTTGGAAACCGCACCGCAAATGGAGAGGTTTTTAGGCCTGGAACCATGACTGCGGCGCATCGAACCTTGCCCTTCGGAACCAAGGTGAAGGTCACGAATCTCAGAAATGGAAAAGAAACGATTGTCCGCATTAATGACAGAGGGCCGTTCAGCGGTCACCGGGTAATCGATATTGCTCATGGTGCTGCTCATCACCTTGGTTTGGTGTCAAGTGGAATTGCTCAAGTGCGCCTCGAGGTACTGCGCTGA
- a CDS encoding aldo/keto reductase, which translates to MTGIGFGTWAWGNQLLWGYQPERDDPDLAATLSAAVQGGLSLVDTADSYGTGRLNGRSELLLGQFLRAMKPAQSQQLKVATKLAPFPWRLGRGGFKRAFVASKKRLGGHLDRIQLHWSTARYAPWQELPLLDGLGDLVEQGLVPELGLSNVGPKRLRFLHGHLLTRGIRLQSVQVQLSLLAPEPVLNGQLAQVCQELGVELLAYSPLALGVLAIPPGVQGTSSTVLRSRLFQRLLPASEDLRSVMVEIASQRRASMAQVALNWCRAHGACPIPGLRRPTQAHDAAKALRWSLSATERQALDQLSQRTLARMPANPFQSA; encoded by the coding sequence GTGACGGGAATCGGATTTGGGACTTGGGCATGGGGCAACCAACTGCTGTGGGGTTACCAGCCGGAGCGCGACGATCCCGATCTTGCCGCCACGCTGAGTGCAGCTGTTCAAGGCGGACTGTCTCTTGTGGACACCGCCGATTCCTACGGCACAGGGCGTCTCAATGGGCGTAGCGAACTGTTGCTGGGTCAGTTTCTCCGCGCCATGAAGCCGGCTCAGTCCCAACAGCTCAAGGTGGCAACCAAGCTCGCTCCATTCCCTTGGCGGTTGGGGCGCGGTGGCTTTAAGCGTGCATTTGTTGCCAGTAAAAAGCGTTTGGGAGGGCATTTGGATCGAATCCAATTGCACTGGAGCACTGCTCGGTATGCCCCTTGGCAAGAATTGCCTTTGCTTGATGGGCTTGGTGACCTTGTTGAGCAAGGTTTGGTGCCAGAACTTGGCTTGTCCAACGTGGGACCGAAGCGTCTTCGCTTCCTTCATGGGCATCTTTTGACCAGAGGGATCCGCCTTCAAAGCGTTCAAGTTCAGCTCTCTCTGCTTGCACCTGAACCGGTCCTCAATGGCCAGTTGGCGCAAGTGTGCCAGGAGCTTGGTGTTGAGTTGTTGGCCTATAGCCCCTTGGCTCTTGGCGTTTTGGCGATTCCCCCGGGAGTGCAGGGCACCAGCTCAACAGTGCTGCGTTCAAGGTTGTTTCAGCGTTTGCTGCCAGCAAGTGAGGACTTGCGCTCAGTGATGGTTGAGATCGCATCACAACGACGCGCCTCGATGGCACAAGTTGCTTTGAATTGGTGCCGGGCCCATGGAGCTTGCCCGATTCCTGGACTAAGGCGCCCAACTCAAGCCCATGATGCGGCCAAGGCTTTGCGTTGGTCGCTAAGTGCTACAGAAAGGCAAGCGTTGGATCAACTCAGTCAACGAACATTGGCACGCATGCCAGCTAATCCGTTTCAGAGTGCTTGA
- the hemF gene encoding oxygen-dependent coproporphyrinogen oxidase, whose product MVRSLLKRLKGKILLSSDATGERPPSDSRTRARALVQGLQNEICAGLEQLDGSAHFQEESWDRPEGGGGRSRVMTEGRVFEQGGVNFSEVHGKELPPSILKQRPDAKGHPWFATGTSMVLHPRNPFIPTVHLNYRYFEAGPVWWFGGGADLTPFYPFLEDARHFHREHKRACDSIDPKLYTVFKPWCDEYFFLKHRKETRGIGGIFYDYQDGSGRLYRGQDPEGPAARQAADIGSFRLGWDQLHDLARACGQAFLPAYTPIVEKRNPLPYGERERQFQLYRRGRYVEFNLVWDRGTIFGLQTNGRTESILMSLPPMARWQYGYRAPEGSREELLTDLFTRPQDWFGDPTLEDRCRPHQAID is encoded by the coding sequence ATGGTTCGCTCCCTACTCAAGCGCCTCAAGGGCAAGATCTTGCTCTCCTCGGATGCCACGGGGGAGCGACCGCCGTCCGATTCCCGCACGCGAGCCCGGGCGCTCGTGCAGGGCCTCCAAAATGAAATTTGCGCTGGTCTGGAGCAACTGGATGGCAGCGCCCATTTCCAGGAAGAAAGCTGGGATCGTCCGGAAGGCGGTGGTGGGCGCTCGAGGGTGATGACCGAAGGGCGAGTGTTTGAGCAGGGAGGGGTGAATTTTTCTGAGGTTCACGGCAAAGAACTGCCCCCTTCGATCCTTAAGCAGCGTCCTGACGCCAAAGGACATCCTTGGTTCGCAACGGGAACGTCGATGGTCTTGCATCCGCGCAATCCCTTCATCCCGACTGTTCATTTGAACTATCGCTACTTCGAGGCAGGCCCTGTTTGGTGGTTTGGAGGTGGTGCTGATCTCACGCCCTTCTATCCGTTTCTCGAGGATGCTCGACACTTCCATCGTGAGCACAAGCGGGCCTGTGATTCCATTGATCCCAAGCTTTACACCGTGTTTAAACCTTGGTGCGATGAATATTTTTTCCTGAAGCACCGCAAGGAGACAAGGGGCATCGGTGGGATTTTCTACGATTATCAAGACGGCAGTGGTCGCTTGTATCGGGGGCAGGATCCAGAGGGTCCTGCCGCACGTCAAGCCGCTGATATTGGGTCGTTTCGCCTCGGTTGGGATCAGCTACACGATCTCGCACGCGCTTGTGGACAAGCCTTCCTGCCTGCCTACACACCGATTGTTGAGAAGCGCAATCCGCTTCCCTATGGAGAGAGAGAGCGTCAATTTCAGCTCTACCGACGTGGCCGCTACGTGGAATTCAATTTGGTCTGGGATCGGGGCACGATTTTTGGACTGCAGACCAATGGTCGTACCGAATCGATCTTGATGTCTCTTCCTCCGATGGCACGCTGGCAGTACGGCTATCGAGCCCCAGAAGGATCCCGAGAAGAATTGCTCACAGATCTATTTACCCGTCCGCAGGATTGGTTTGGGGATCCGACCCTGGAGGACCGTTGCCGCCCCCATCAGGCGATCGATTGA
- the purM gene encoding phosphoribosylformylglycinamidine cyclo-ligase translates to MDYKTAGVDVEAGRAFVNRIRKSVEATHRPEVVGGLGGFGGLMRLPAGLKKPLLVSGTDGVGTKLELAQDHGGHHNVGIDLVAMCVNDVITSGAEPLFFLDYMATGALSPEAMATVVEGIAEGCRGSGCALLGGETAEMPGFYPSGRYDLAGFCVAVVEEEQLIDGRQIRAGDRILGIASSGIHSNGFSLVRRVLTHAGANAETTFGPSNQPLIESLLTPTQLYGRLVKTLLETGTPIHGMAHITGGGLPENLPRCLPEGLQAIVTPSSWTRPAIYDWLQSHGDIPERDLWHTFNLGIGYCLIVPEEGVSIAEKACESEGMQAWTIGRIEASSGGDGKGSVLGLPA, encoded by the coding sequence ATGGACTACAAAACCGCTGGGGTCGATGTTGAGGCGGGGCGCGCCTTCGTCAACAGAATCCGCAAGAGCGTAGAAGCAACACACCGACCAGAGGTCGTGGGCGGACTCGGTGGTTTTGGCGGCTTGATGCGCCTTCCGGCAGGCCTGAAGAAACCTCTGCTCGTATCAGGGACCGATGGCGTTGGCACCAAGCTTGAACTCGCTCAAGACCATGGCGGCCATCACAACGTGGGGATCGACCTCGTGGCCATGTGTGTCAACGATGTGATCACCAGTGGGGCTGAACCCCTCTTTTTCCTCGACTACATGGCCACTGGAGCCCTGAGCCCTGAGGCCATGGCCACTGTGGTGGAGGGCATTGCCGAGGGATGTCGCGGAAGTGGATGCGCTTTATTGGGTGGCGAAACCGCTGAAATGCCTGGGTTCTATCCATCAGGGCGTTACGACCTAGCCGGCTTCTGCGTGGCCGTTGTCGAGGAGGAGCAACTCATCGACGGTCGGCAGATCCGCGCGGGCGATCGCATTTTGGGTATCGCCAGCAGCGGAATTCACAGCAATGGCTTCAGCCTGGTGCGCAGGGTTCTGACACACGCTGGCGCCAATGCTGAAACCACATTCGGCCCCAGCAATCAACCTCTGATCGAGTCCTTGCTCACCCCCACACAGCTCTATGGGCGCCTTGTGAAAACCCTGCTCGAAACAGGAACTCCGATTCATGGAATGGCTCACATCACCGGAGGAGGGCTACCTGAAAACCTGCCTCGCTGCCTTCCAGAGGGCCTACAAGCAATCGTGACCCCCTCAAGCTGGACACGCCCGGCTATCTATGACTGGCTTCAGTCCCACGGCGACATCCCCGAACGGGACCTGTGGCACACGTTTAATCTCGGGATTGGCTACTGCCTGATCGTCCCGGAAGAAGGGGTTTCCATCGCCGAGAAAGCATGCGAATCGGAAGGGATGCAGGCCTGGACTATCGGACGTATCGAAGCTTCATCAGGCGGAGATGGGAAGGGGTCTGTGTTGGGACTCCCAGCATGA
- a CDS encoding cofactor assembly of complex C subunit B yields the protein MPTTQTSTLLLTLLLAIGLVFFLRAASKDRTTVVEVHSPKPALEVMEGLCTWLESRGWIRDGGDAERCLLEYRGRVASSNPLAALLSLLGGVGAGCLGLVLRELNPSLGWWPVSLVLLGPLAGWVYSRRAARQEGIQIRLIEPAPQEGSTLRLRAHRDELIALELALGEPLDLASDGSLLSSPI from the coding sequence ATGCCAACCACACAGACATCCACATTGTTGCTGACTCTGCTGTTGGCCATCGGACTCGTTTTTTTCCTACGGGCTGCCAGCAAAGATCGAACCACTGTGGTGGAAGTGCACTCCCCTAAGCCCGCGCTCGAAGTCATGGAAGGGCTCTGCACGTGGCTCGAGAGTCGCGGTTGGATTCGCGATGGAGGCGATGCAGAGCGTTGTTTGCTCGAATATCGCGGGCGCGTGGCCTCTAGCAACCCTTTAGCAGCGCTGCTCTCCCTTCTCGGCGGGGTTGGAGCAGGTTGCCTTGGACTTGTGCTGCGTGAGCTCAACCCATCGCTTGGATGGTGGCCGGTCTCGCTCGTCCTCCTAGGACCTCTCGCCGGATGGGTTTACAGCCGACGGGCTGCCCGTCAGGAGGGGATCCAAATCCGTTTGATCGAACCAGCTCCCCAAGAAGGGAGCACCCTCAGGCTTCGTGCGCACCGCGATGAACTGATCGCCCTTGAGCTTGCTCTAGGGGAACCGCTTGATCTCGCCAGCGATGGCTCCTTGCTCTCCTCCCCCATCTGA
- a CDS encoding ion transporter, which translates to MKNLRNRVLILLEEKQDGRQSTLIVKVIGVLIVFSIVLAILATEPVIRGPHLDLLAKLDLIVAILFLAEYLSRLWIAPLRDGARSGVRGVLDFAITPMAILDLVAIAPTILGFISPELYLLRIIRLVRIGRIGRSKRFQKSVRHFNYAITSKREELQISAIYSAVVISISSALMYLVEGSIQAEQFGSIPRCLWWSIITVTTVGYGDVSPETAAGKIVAAMTALFGIAVIAIPIGIISSGFTDSLKLEKINIGSGND; encoded by the coding sequence GTGAAAAATCTGAGAAATAGGGTTCTAATTTTGCTTGAGGAGAAGCAAGATGGCCGCCAAAGTACATTGATTGTCAAAGTAATTGGGGTTTTGATTGTCTTTTCAATTGTTTTAGCTATCCTTGCGACAGAGCCAGTAATTCGTGGTCCTCATCTTGATCTTCTGGCGAAATTAGATCTGATTGTCGCAATCTTGTTTCTTGCAGAATATCTTTCCCGTTTGTGGATTGCACCGCTAAGGGATGGGGCACGGAGTGGAGTGCGAGGAGTCTTGGACTTCGCGATCACTCCCATGGCAATTCTTGATCTTGTTGCTATTGCTCCAACGATTCTAGGATTTATTTCTCCTGAACTTTACCTTCTTCGAATTATTCGTCTTGTACGAATTGGGAGGATAGGCCGATCTAAGCGCTTCCAGAAAAGCGTGAGGCATTTCAATTATGCCATCACTTCGAAGCGGGAAGAATTGCAAATTTCGGCAATCTATTCGGCTGTGGTTATTAGCATTAGCAGCGCTTTGATGTATTTAGTTGAGGGGAGTATTCAGGCTGAGCAGTTTGGCTCAATCCCTAGATGCCTTTGGTGGTCAATCATTACCGTAACCACCGTTGGCTATGGCGATGTCTCTCCAGAAACTGCTGCAGGAAAGATTGTGGCTGCTATGACGGCATTGTTTGGGATTGCTGTGATCGCGATCCCTATCGGAATTATTTCTTCTGGCTTTACCGATTCTTTGAAGCTAGAAAAAATAAATATAGGTTCTGGGAATGATTAA
- a CDS encoding Mrp/NBP35 family ATP-binding protein — translation MATAEQAAELLKGIVDAGSNRSVMDLGWLDRVRVDPPRAVLRLNLPGFAQGQRERIVSEARERLLGLEAIQDVQIEVGTPPSQGGIGQAGHGQAAERQPIPGVKQVIAVSSGKGGVGKSTVAVNLACSLAKQGLRVGLLDADIYGPNAPIMLGVADQSPEVSGSGDDQRMIPLESCGVAMVSMGLLIEENQPVIWRGPMLNGIIRQFLYQVDWTERDVLIVDLPPGTGDAQLSLAQAVPMAGVVIVTTPQKVALQDARRGLAMFLQMGVPVLGVVENMSAFIPPDQPDKSYALFGSGGGQTLAEAFDVPLLAQIPMEMSVQEGGDQGQPISISHPNSASAQAFKELAETLGNSLQAIG, via the coding sequence ATGGCCACAGCAGAACAGGCAGCTGAGTTGCTTAAAGGGATTGTGGATGCAGGCAGCAATCGGTCTGTTATGGATCTCGGCTGGCTCGATCGCGTACGCGTTGATCCACCCCGAGCGGTGCTCCGTCTCAATCTCCCTGGCTTTGCTCAAGGTCAACGGGAACGCATCGTCTCTGAAGCTCGAGAACGCCTCCTAGGCCTTGAAGCCATTCAGGACGTTCAAATTGAAGTTGGCACCCCCCCTTCTCAAGGTGGAATTGGTCAGGCCGGCCATGGCCAAGCAGCCGAACGCCAGCCCATTCCTGGTGTCAAACAGGTGATTGCCGTTAGCAGTGGGAAAGGAGGGGTCGGCAAAAGCACAGTGGCGGTCAATCTGGCTTGCTCACTGGCAAAACAGGGACTCCGTGTTGGCTTGCTCGATGCCGATATCTACGGGCCCAACGCCCCGATCATGCTTGGCGTTGCCGATCAAAGCCCTGAGGTCAGTGGCTCTGGTGATGATCAGCGAATGATCCCACTGGAAAGCTGTGGGGTCGCCATGGTCTCGATGGGGTTATTGATCGAAGAGAACCAACCCGTGATCTGGCGCGGACCAATGCTGAACGGGATTATTCGACAGTTTCTTTACCAAGTGGACTGGACCGAGCGCGATGTCCTGATCGTGGATCTTCCTCCCGGAACTGGCGATGCCCAACTGTCCCTGGCACAAGCCGTGCCGATGGCTGGAGTGGTGATCGTGACCACACCACAAAAGGTGGCTTTACAAGATGCCAGGCGAGGCTTAGCCATGTTTCTTCAGATGGGGGTCCCGGTTCTTGGCGTCGTCGAGAACATGAGTGCTTTCATCCCACCAGATCAGCCCGACAAGAGCTATGCCCTGTTTGGATCCGGAGGAGGGCAAACATTGGCAGAAGCCTTCGACGTTCCTCTTTTGGCACAGATCCCGATGGAAATGTCAGTGCAAGAGGGAGGCGATCAAGGCCAGCCCATCAGCATCAGCCATCCCAACTCCGCAAGTGCTCAAGCCTTCAAAGAGTTGGCTGAGACACTTGGCAATAGCCTTCAAGCGATCGGCTGA
- a CDS encoding lipid-A-disaccharide synthase-related protein, whose protein sequence is MLLISNGHGEDIIALKIIEALHNQRPQLRLKVLPLVGEGGSFRTATEQGWVQQIGPSAPLPSGGFSNQSLRGLLADVIAGLPLLTWQQWRCLRKHRAQVDAVLAVGDLLPLLMAWGSGRPFGFVGTPKSDYTWCSGPGQDLSDNYHALKGSEWDPWEWLLMRNKRCHLVFTRDRLTARGLRRHGVRAEAPGNPMMDGLSNASVPASLSRCRRILLLCGSRIPEAERNFSRLLLGLAPLPSDRPIAVLVALGSTPGLPALGAELKRQGFRSSPPPSDALQAGACWLKGHVLVLLGTGQLELWAPWAEVGVATAGTATEQLVGLGIPALSLPGKGPQFTQGFAKRQSRLLGGAVRPCQSSHELNTRLNQLLEDPSLRLQMGRKGRQRMGPAGGSEAIAKRVLIQLPLGHGY, encoded by the coding sequence TTGCTGCTGATCAGCAATGGTCATGGGGAAGACATCATCGCCTTGAAAATCATCGAGGCGCTTCACAACCAACGTCCGCAACTAAGGCTGAAGGTGTTGCCGCTCGTTGGGGAAGGGGGAAGCTTCAGGACCGCCACGGAACAAGGCTGGGTACAACAAATCGGCCCCTCCGCTCCGCTCCCAAGCGGCGGTTTTAGCAATCAAAGTCTTCGGGGCCTCCTAGCGGATGTAATCGCAGGGCTACCCCTGCTCACTTGGCAGCAATGGCGATGCCTGCGCAAGCATCGGGCTCAGGTCGACGCCGTTCTTGCCGTGGGAGACCTTCTCCCCCTCTTGATGGCTTGGGGTTCGGGACGGCCCTTCGGCTTCGTCGGCACCCCGAAAAGCGATTACACCTGGTGTAGCGGCCCTGGACAAGACCTCAGCGACAACTATCACGCCCTTAAGGGAAGCGAATGGGATCCCTGGGAGTGGCTGCTTATGCGCAACAAACGCTGCCATTTGGTTTTCACCCGTGACCGTTTAACGGCTCGAGGGCTACGACGACATGGGGTCCGCGCCGAAGCCCCTGGCAATCCGATGATGGATGGACTGAGCAACGCAAGCGTTCCTGCAAGCCTGAGTCGGTGCAGGCGCATCCTGTTGCTATGCGGAAGCCGAATACCCGAAGCAGAGCGCAACTTCAGCCGTTTACTTCTTGGTTTGGCACCGTTGCCCAGCGACCGACCGATTGCCGTGCTGGTTGCGCTTGGCAGCACTCCTGGCCTGCCAGCCCTTGGAGCAGAACTCAAGCGCCAGGGGTTTCGATCCAGTCCGCCACCCAGTGATGCTTTGCAAGCAGGAGCCTGCTGGCTCAAGGGACATGTCCTTGTCCTATTGGGAACTGGTCAGCTTGAACTCTGGGCTCCATGGGCTGAAGTGGGCGTGGCAACGGCAGGAACAGCCACCGAGCAACTTGTAGGTCTTGGCATTCCCGCTCTGTCACTTCCTGGGAAAGGGCCTCAGTTCACCCAAGGATTCGCAAAACGCCAAAGTCGATTGCTCGGCGGAGCAGTGCGTCCATGTCAATCGAGCCATGAGCTCAACACACGCCTGAATCAGCTTCTCGAGGATCCGTCTCTGAGATTGCAAATGGGTCGAAAAGGTCGCCAACGCATGGGGCCTGCCGGTGGTAGTGAAGCCATCGCTAAGCGCGTTCTGATCCAACTGCCGCTCGGCCACGGATACTGA